In Actinoplanes lobatus, the DNA window CGACCAGCGGGGCGCCGAGGTGACGGCGCTGCGCGACCGGGCCGGGCGCAGCCTGGAGCACCGGCTGCGCCGCGCCGACGACGCGCTGGAGCACACCCTGGCCCGGCTGCGCGCCCTGTCGCCGGCCAAGACGCTGGAGCGCGGTTACGCGATCGTGCAACGCCCCGACGGTCATGTGGTCCGCTCCGCGGACGAGGTGGCCGCGGGTGACCTTCTTCGGATCCGGCTCGCCGAGGGCGAGCTGCAGGCTGCGGTGGTGGAGAGCTGATGAGCGACGAGAAGCTGACGTACGAGCAGGCCCGCACCGAGCTGGCGACCGTGGTGGAGCGGCTGGAGCAGGGCGGCGGCACCCTGGAGGAGTCGCTGGCTCTGTGGGAGCGCGGCGAGAAGCTGGCCGACGTGTGCCGCCGCTGGCTGGACGGCGCCCGCGAGCGCATCGAGACCGCCCGCGCCGCCCGCACCGACGACTAGCGGCTAGGACAGCGACGAGGCCAGCTTCTCCAGGTTCTCGGTGTCGCTGTCGTCGCCGATGATCACGATGGTCCGGGCCGGCTCGGTGAAGATCAGCGCGGTCTCGCCGGGCCGCCCGGCGTACTCCATCCACACCCGCTCGTCGGTGCGGTAGGCGCCGGTCCGCTTGCCCGAGTCGCCGACCTCGGCCGGGATCAGCGTGGTCGGGGCGACGGTGCTCTGGACGAGCTGCATGGCCTTGCCGGCCGGGCCGACGTAGCCGATGCGCAGCGTGGCGCCGCCGTCGACGCGGCGGAAGGCGGCCGACGAGACGTGCCAGTCGTCCTCACCGAGCCCCCGCGGCTGGGCCACCGGGAACGCCCGCTGGGCCGTCTGGATCGTCTCGGCCGGATCGATGGAGATCGGCTTGTCGCCGTCCAGCACCACCCGGTAGAAGGTGAGGCACAGCGCGATCGGCACCAGCAGCACCAACAGCGACGTGATCATGTCGCGCGGCGACCGGCCCTCCCGGGCGGAAAGGCGAGGCGAAGGCTGGGGTTCGGCTGGGGTGGGTTCCACCAAGCCATTGTTAACCATGTCGCTGAACCGAGACTTGGCACGTCCCGAGGTGCCAGGATCAGGAGAGTTGACAGCCCCGCAACGTCGCGAGGAGGCCGCCGTGCCCGCCCGAGTCCCCCAGGACCTCGACCGTAACATCGCCCTCGACCTCGTCCGCGTGACCGAAGCCGCCGCGATGGCTGCCGGCCGCTGGGTCGGCCGCGGTGACAAGAACGGCGGTGACGGCGCCGCCGTCGACGCCATGCGCAAACTCATCAACTCGATCCAGATGCGCGGCGTCGTCGTCATCGGTGAGGGCGAGAAGGATGAGGCGCCCATGCTCTTCAACGGGGAGCGGGTCGGCGACGGCACCGGCCCCGAGGTGGACGTCGCGGTCGACCCGATCGACGGCACGACGCTGATGAGCAAGGGCATGCCCGGTTCGATCGCGGTGCTCGCGGTGGCCGAGCGCGGCGCCATGTTCGACCCGAGCGCGGTCTTCTACATGGACAAGATCGCCGTCGGCCCGGACTGCGCCGACGTGATCGACATCGACGCCGGCGTGAAGGAGAATCTGCGCCGCATCGCCAAGGCCAAGCGGTCCACCGTCTCCGACGTGACGGTGTGCATCCTCGACCGCCCCCGTCACACGAAGCTGGTCGAGGAGGTACGGCAGGCCGGCGCCAACATCAAGTTCATTTCGGACGGTGACATCGCCGGCGCCATCTCCGCGGCCCGCCTCGAATCCGATGTGGACGTGCTGATGGGCATCGGCGGCACGCCGGAGGGCATCACCGCGGCCTGTGCGCTCAAATGTCTCGGCGGCATGATCCAGGCCAAGCTGTGGCCGCTGGACGACACCGAGCGGGAGAAGGCGATCGCCGCCGGGCACGACCTCGACCGCGTCCTGACCACCGACGAGCTGGTCACCGGCGACAACTGCTTCTTCGTGGCGACCGGCGTGACCGGCGGCGACCTGCTCAAGGGCGTCCGCTACCGCTCCGGCGGCGCGCACACCCAGTCGATCGTGATGCGGTCCAAGAGCGGCACCATCCGGGTCATCGACTCCTATCACCGCCTGGAGAAGCTCGCCCTCTACTCGGCGGTCGACTTCGACGGCCGCTGAGTCTGATTGCTCCGCTTCGCTCCGCGGCAAAACGCTGGGCCCAATGGCTCCGCTTCGCTCCGCGGCACTGGGCCTGATTGCTCCGCTTCGCTCCGCGGCAAAACGCTGGGCCCAATGGCTCCGCTTCGCTCCGCGGCAAAACGCCTTGTAACCGGTGTCGAGGCAGGCGATTTCCCGCCGCAGCACACCCCGCT includes these proteins:
- a CDS encoding DUF4245 domain-containing protein, encoding MEPTPAEPQPSPRLSAREGRSPRDMITSLLVLLVPIALCLTFYRVVLDGDKPISIDPAETIQTAQRAFPVAQPRGLGEDDWHVSSAAFRRVDGGATLRIGYVGPAGKAMQLVQSTVAPTTLIPAEVGDSGKRTGAYRTDERVWMEYAGRPGETALIFTEPARTIVIIGDDSDTENLEKLASSLS
- a CDS encoding exodeoxyribonuclease VII small subunit, yielding MSDEKLTYEQARTELATVVERLEQGGGTLEESLALWERGEKLADVCRRWLDGARERIETARAARTDD
- the glpX gene encoding class II fructose-bisphosphatase encodes the protein MPARVPQDLDRNIALDLVRVTEAAAMAAGRWVGRGDKNGGDGAAVDAMRKLINSIQMRGVVVIGEGEKDEAPMLFNGERVGDGTGPEVDVAVDPIDGTTLMSKGMPGSIAVLAVAERGAMFDPSAVFYMDKIAVGPDCADVIDIDAGVKENLRRIAKAKRSTVSDVTVCILDRPRHTKLVEEVRQAGANIKFISDGDIAGAISAARLESDVDVLMGIGGTPEGITAACALKCLGGMIQAKLWPLDDTEREKAIAAGHDLDRVLTTDELVTGDNCFFVATGVTGGDLLKGVRYRSGGAHTQSIVMRSKSGTIRVIDSYHRLEKLALYSAVDFDGR